One window of the Populus nigra chromosome 4, ddPopNigr1.1, whole genome shotgun sequence genome contains the following:
- the LOC133692135 gene encoding thioredoxin M-type, chloroplastic-like translates to MAMKNFFQVSSVSTTRAGVCHPFAPVEKLQLPTSKGLNTSNLLLSSPSSSFPPSLRSRCQESRIVCKAREAVDAVQVATDASWDAVIGGDTPVLVEFWAPWCGPCKMIAPVIEELAQEYAGKIACYKVNTDDCPSIATKYGIRSIPTVLFFKKGEKKESVIGAVPKTTLSSSIEKYIDV, encoded by the exons atggCTATGAAGAATTTTTTCCAAGTTAGTTCGGTGAGCACCACCAGAGCTGGTGTTTGTCATCCATTTGCTCCTGTGGAAAAGCTTCAATTGCCAACATCTAAGGGACTGAACACATCCAATTTGTTATTATCTTCACCTTCTTCGTCCTTTCCTCCCTCATTGAGAAGCAGATGCCAAGAATCCCGCATTGTCTGCAAAGCTCGTGAAGCTGTAGATGCAG TTCAAGTAGCGACAGATGCAAGCTGGGATGCTGTGATTGGAGGTGACACCCCTGTTCTGGTGGAGTTTTGGGCACCATGGTGTGGACCTTGTAAAATGATAGCGCCAGTAATCGAGGAATTGGCACAAGAATATGCAGGAAAGATAGCTTGTTACAAAGTAAACACCGATGACTGCCCTAGCATTGCCACAAAGTACGGAATAAGAAGCATACCAACCGTGCTGTTTTTCaagaaaggagagaagaaagaaagtgtAATTGGAGCAGTGCCAAAGACCACCCTGTCTAGCTCCATAGAGAAGTATATTGATGTTTGA
- the LOC133691033 gene encoding uncharacterized protein LOC133691033: MSVKLQQPVGQKRLTNVAVVRLKKYGMRFEIACYKNKVLSWRSGVEKDLDEVLQSHTVYSNVSKGVLAKNSDLGKVFGHDDHTKICLEILEKGELQVAGKERDSQLSSQFRDIATIVMQKTINPETQRPYTISMVERLMHEIHFAVDPHSSSKKQALDVIRELQKHFPIKRSPMRLRLAVIGQNFPNLLEKLNAWDANVVSKDESGSHQSVICEMDPGFFRDCDALVRNLQGRLEILAVSVHFEGDTHVDDFDDYEDVPPALPKESADSEVQLSEKIQKQTISEEKKADTLAKQNKCSTCNAFVGDAKQFRDHFKSDWHKHNLKRKTKQLPPLTAEECLADMDLNDSKADLKEYSF, encoded by the exons atgtcgGTGAAGTTGCAGCAGCCGGTAGGGCAAAAACGGCTGACGAACGTAGCAGTGGTTCGATTAAAGAAGTATGGTATGCGTTTCGAGATTGCTTGTTACAAGAACAAGGTCCTCTCTTGGCGCTCTGGCGT agagaaagatTTGGATGAAGTGTTGCAGTCCCACACAGTTTATTCAAATGTTTCAAAAGGAGTTCTTGCAAAGAATTCAGATTTGGGTAAAGTTTTTGGACACGATGATCATACCAAGATCTGCCTAGAG atATTGGAGAAAGGGGAGCTTCAAGTGGCTGGGAAAGAGAGGGATTCTCAGTTGTCTAGTCAGTTTCGGGATATAGCAACTATTGTTATGCAGAAAACTATTAATCCCGAGACGCAACGTCCTTACACTATCAGTATGGTTGAGAGATTGATGCATGAAATTCACTTTGCTGTTGACCCGCATAGCAGCTCTAAGAAGCAG GCGCTAGATGTTATTCGTGAGCTTCAAAAGCATTTTCCAATCAAACGGTCTCCAATGAGACTTCGGCTTGCTGTTATTGGACAGAATTTTCCTAATCTATTGGAAAAGCTCAATGCCTGGGATGCTAACGTTGTTTCTAAAGATGAATCTGGAAGCCATCAATCTGTT ATTTGTGAAATGGACCCAGGTTTCTTCAGGGACTGTGATGCCTTAGTGAGGAATCTGCAGGGCAGGCTGGAAATTCTTGCAGTGTCTGTTCATTTTGAGGGGGACACCCATGTAGATGACTTTGATGATTATGAAGATGTGCCACCAGCCCTACCCAAGGAGTCTGCTGATTCTGAAGTACAACTGAGtgagaaaatccaaaaacaGACAATCTCTGAGGAGAAGAAGGCTGACACGCTGGCAAAGCAAAACAAGTGCAGCACATGCAATGCATTTGTTGGGGATGCGAAGCAGTTCAGGGATCACTTCAAGAGTGACTGGCACAAACATAATTTGAAGCGCAAGACCAAGCAGCTCCCACCGCTCACTGCAGAAGAGTGTTTGGCTGACATGGACCTCAATGACTCTAAAGCAGATTTAAAAGAATACTCGTTTTGA
- the LOC133692246 gene encoding scarecrow-like protein 1, which produces MSLVGPAELSATPYGNHKLYSLKGSNDNSGLSAQIFCPDKRQNMYMTDSYSSESYEKYFLDSPTEELIQPSSSGISGNSAPPKGTSSYQLRKNLGSSMSPQDDPYDACFTLTTPCDGYQFNSESDYLDIESPDPLNYDEYKMKLKLQELERALLNDNDEDGMFGNSQSMEMDGEWSDPIQNGMLHDSPKESSSSDSSLSSISSNKEVSQLSPRTPRRLLFECANAISEGNIEKASTLINELRQLVSIQGDPPQRIAAYMVEGLAARMAESGKYLYKALKCKEPPSSDRLAAMQILFEICPCFKFGFMAANGAMIEAFKGERRVHIIDFDINQGSQYITLIQTLANHQGKLPHLRLTGVDDPESVQRPVGGLRIIGQRLEKLAEAYKVSFEFHAVASKTSLVNPSMLNCKPGEALIVNFAFQLHHMPDESVSTVNERDQLLRMAKSLNPKLVTVVEQDVNTNTAPFFPRFTEAYNYYSAVFDSLDATLPRESQDRLNVEKQCLARDIVNIVACEGEERIERYEVAGKWRARMMMAGFTSCSITPNVVDMIRKLIKEYCDRYMLKQEVGALHFGWEDKSLIVASAWK; this is translated from the coding sequence ATGTCTTTGGTTGGACCTGCAGAACTTTCTGCAACACCATACGGAAATCATAAGCTGTACTCACTGAAGGGGAGCAATGACAACTCTGGCTTGTCTGCCCAAATATTCTGCCCTGATAAACGTCAGAACATGTATATGACCGATTCTTACTCCAGTGAGAGTTATGAGAAGTACTTCCTTGATTCCCCAACAGAAGAGCTAATACAACCATCAAGTTCTGGCATTTCAGGGAATTCAGCTCCACCTAAGGGCACATCTTCCTACCAGCTAAGAAAGAATTTAGGTTCATCCATGTCCCCTCAAGATGATCCATACGACGCTTGTTTCACATTGACGACACCCTGTGATGGCTATCAATTCAATTCCGAGTCAGATTACTTGGACATCGAAAGCCCAGATCCACTAAACTATGATGAATATAAGATGAAATTAAAGCTTCAGGAACTTGAGAGAGCGCTTCTAAATGATAATGATGAGGATGGCATGTTTGGAAATAGTCAGAGCATGGAAATGGATGGAGAGTGGTCTGATCCAATCCAGAATGGGATGCTCCATGATTCTCCCAAGGAGTCGTCATCTTCTGATTCTAGCCTAAGTAGCATCAGCAGTAATAAAGAAGTATCACAGTTATCTCCTCGAACTCCCAGGCGATTGCTTTTTGAATGTGCTAATGCAATCTCAGAGGGAAAcattgagaaagcatcaactTTAATAAACGAGCTCCGTCAATTGGTGTCAATTCAAGGAGATCCTCCGCAGAGGATTGCAGCCTACATGGTGGAAGGTCTTGCAGCTCGTATGGCTGAATCTGGAAAATATCTCTATAAAGCTCTGAAATGCAAGGAACCTCCTTCTTCTGATAGGCTTGCAGCTATGCAGATCCTTTTTGAGATTTGcccttgttttaaatttggatttatGGCAGCAAATGGTGCAATGATCGAGGCATTTAAAGGTGAAAGGAGAGTTCATATAATAGATTTTGACATAAACCAAGGGAGTCAATACATAACACTGATACAAACACTCGCCAACCATCAAGGTAAGCTACCACACTTGAGGTTAACAGGGGTCGATGACCCTGAGTCAGTTCAACGACCTGTTGGTGGCCTGAGGATCATTGGGCAAAGACTTGAAAAGCTAGCAGAAGCATATAAGGTCTCGTTCGAGTTTCATGCAGTGGCCTCCAAGACTTCACTTGTCAATCCATCAATGCTGAACTGCAAGCCTGGGGAAGCACTTATAGTTAATTTTGCTTTCCAACTCCACCACATGCCTGATGAGAGTGTTTCAACGGTAAACGAGAGAGACCAGCTTCTTCGGATGGCTAAGAGCTTGAATCCAAAACTAGTAACTGTTGTTGAGCAAGATGTGAATACTAACACTGCCCCCTTTTTCCCGAGATTCACCGAAGCTTACAACTATTACTCTGCTGTGTTTGACTCTCTTGACGCAACTCTCCCACGGGAGAGCCAGGATAGACTGAATGTTGAGAAACAGTGCCTGGCAAGGGACATAGTGAACATAGTCGCATGTGAGGGAGAGGAAAGGATTGAGCGGTATGAAGTTGCAGGGAAATGGAGAGCAAGGATGATGATGGCTGGCTTCACTTCATGTTCAATCACTCCGAATGTGGTTGATATGATCCGGAAACTCATCAAGGAGTACTGCGATAGATACATGTTGAAGCAGGAAGTAGGTGCGCTTCATTTTGGGTGGGAGGACAAAAGTTTGATTGTTGCTTCAGCATGGAAGTAA